Proteins encoded in a region of the Sterolibacterium denitrificans genome:
- the metW gene encoding methionine biosynthesis protein MetW, with the protein MSKSRPAPKASRESRPKPLGRADFEVIAGWVQPGESVLDLGCGDGSLLRMLIDERGARGYGVEIEDANVLKAIENGVNVIQSDLDTGLAIFVDASFDHVVLSRTLQTVRHTQGILLDMLRVGREAVVSFPNFGYWKNRLAVMGGRMPVSEDLPYEWYDTPNMRFFTMLDFEDLCRQMNLVVRDRQVLDEQGQLVTEEHDFLGSLAVYRLARE; encoded by the coding sequence ATGTCCAAATCCAGACCCGCGCCCAAAGCCAGCCGCGAATCCAGGCCCAAGCCCCTGGGACGCGCCGATTTTGAAGTCATTGCCGGCTGGGTGCAGCCCGGCGAAAGCGTGCTCGATCTTGGCTGCGGTGATGGTTCGCTGCTGCGCATGCTGATCGATGAACGCGGGGCGCGCGGCTATGGCGTCGAGATCGAGGACGCGAATGTCCTGAAAGCGATCGAGAACGGCGTGAATGTGATCCAGAGCGATCTGGATACGGGGCTGGCGATATTCGTCGATGCTTCCTTCGACCATGTCGTGCTGTCGCGCACCCTGCAGACGGTGCGGCATACTCAGGGCATCCTGCTCGACATGCTGCGCGTCGGGCGCGAGGCGGTGGTGTCGTTCCCGAATTTCGGCTACTGGAAGAATCGCCTGGCCGTCATGGGCGGGCGCATGCCGGTATCCGAGGATCTGCCCTATGAATGGTACGACACGCCCAACATGCGTTTCTTCACCATGCTCGATTTCGAGGATCTCTGCCGCCAGATGAATCTGGTCGTGCGCGATCGCCAGGTGCTGGATGAACAAGGGCAACTCGTCACGGAAGAACACGACTTCCTCGGCAGTCTTGCCGTCTACCGCCTCGCCCGGGAATGA
- a CDS encoding AmpG family muropeptide MFS transporter, with amino-acid sequence MLICVVTGFSSGLPLYLLLNLIPAWLFSEGISLKEIGVMTLIQLPYTWKFIWAPLMDRYAVLGLGRRRGWMLLTQLGLLASITGFGLLQPHVQLFQIVALALLLTVLSATQDIAIDAFRREILSDAELGLGNSVHVNAYRIAGLVPGSLALILADHLPWSQVFLVTAMFMLPGVLMSLLVREPVCSAAAPPSLRAAVVEPFKEFIGRAGLREALAILAFIFLYKLGDSLSTALATPFYLSMGYTKTHIGLVAKHAGLWPAVIGGLLGGLWMIRLGINRALWLFGVVQLLSIFGFAWLAARGAQAAIGSGELWMLAVVIGFEALGVGLGTAAFVAFIARATNPLYTATQFALFTSLASVPRSFINASAGWLVEQLGWFAFFMLCAALAVPGMLLLFKVAPWHAAREGDGPG; translated from the coding sequence ATGCTGATTTGCGTGGTCACCGGATTTTCCTCCGGCTTGCCGCTGTATCTGCTGCTCAACCTGATTCCCGCCTGGCTGTTTTCCGAAGGCATCAGCCTCAAGGAGATCGGCGTGATGACGCTGATCCAGTTGCCCTACACCTGGAAATTCATCTGGGCGCCGTTGATGGATCGCTATGCCGTACTCGGCCTGGGCCGGCGGCGCGGCTGGATGCTGCTGACCCAGTTGGGCCTGCTGGCCAGCATCACGGGTTTCGGCTTGTTGCAGCCGCATGTTCAATTGTTTCAGATCGTCGCCCTGGCGCTGTTGCTGACCGTGCTTTCGGCCACTCAAGACATCGCTATCGACGCCTTTCGCCGGGAGATTCTCAGCGATGCCGAGCTTGGGCTGGGCAACTCGGTGCATGTCAATGCCTACCGCATCGCCGGGCTGGTTCCCGGTTCGCTGGCGTTGATCCTGGCGGATCATCTGCCTTGGTCGCAGGTGTTTCTGGTCACGGCCATGTTCATGCTGCCCGGCGTGCTGATGAGCCTGCTGGTGCGCGAGCCGGTCTGTTCCGCCGCCGCGCCGCCGAGTCTGCGGGCGGCGGTGGTCGAACCCTTCAAGGAATTCATCGGCCGCGCCGGACTACGCGAGGCGCTGGCCATCCTGGCCTTCATTTTTCTCTACAAGCTGGGCGACAGCCTGAGCACGGCGCTGGCCACGCCTTTCTATCTGAGCATGGGCTATACCAAGACGCATATCGGTCTGGTGGCCAAGCATGCCGGGTTGTGGCCGGCGGTGATCGGCGGCCTGCTCGGTGGTTTGTGGATGATACGCCTGGGCATCAACCGGGCGCTCTGGTTGTTCGGCGTGGTTCAGCTTCTGTCCATCTTCGGTTTCGCCTGGCTGGCGGCGCGCGGCGCGCAAGCGGCGATCGGTTCCGGCGAACTGTGGATGCTGGCCGTGGTGATCGGTTTCGAGGCGCTCGGTGTCGGTCTCGGCACGGCGGCTTTCGTCGCCTTCATCGCGCGCGCTACCAATCCGCTGTATACCGCGACCCAGTTCGCGCTGTTTACCAGTCTGGCGTCCGTGCCGCGCAGCTTCATCAACGCCAGCGCCGGCTGGCTGGTCGAGCAATTGGGTTGGTTCGCGTTTTTCATGCTGTGCGCGGCGTTGGCCGTGCCGGGCATGCTGCTGTTGTTCAAGGTCGCGCCCTGGCATGCTGCGCGCGAGGGGGACGGCCCTGGCTGA
- a CDS encoding FAD:protein FMN transferase — protein MRDGLRALFCAVCFVLLLAGCGRQDEPLVRQESFVFGTRVEVLVYGQTPERGNAAAAEVLREFDRLHRSFHAWQPSQLTALNEAIAVGKSLEVSKELAGLIRDSQAVAERGDGLFDPGIGRLIALWGFQNDEFKAQLPDPARLAEWQAARPSIGDLRLNGRRVGSRNRMVALDFGGYLKGVALDHAAALLKARGVHDALINIGGNVMALGSKGGKPWRVGIQHPRAPEPLASLDLRDGEAIGTSGDYQRYFELDGQRYCHLLDPRTGAPSRDTQAVTILLTPGAGDEGRTEGEGNIGMRSDALSKPLFIAGARWLEEARKLGIDQALRVDAAGTVYVTPALQARLKMEKSDVKLVVSALPLE, from the coding sequence ATGAGAGACGGTTTGCGCGCGCTGTTTTGTGCCGTCTGTTTCGTGCTGCTGCTGGCCGGCTGCGGCCGCCAGGACGAGCCGCTGGTGCGGCAGGAATCCTTTGTTTTCGGCACGCGGGTCGAGGTGCTGGTATATGGCCAGACTCCCGAGCGCGGCAATGCGGCGGCTGCCGAAGTGCTGCGGGAGTTCGATCGCCTGCATCGGAGTTTTCATGCCTGGCAGCCTTCGCAACTGACTGCGCTGAATGAAGCCATCGCCGTCGGCAAGTCGCTGGAAGTCAGCAAGGAGCTGGCCGGTTTGATCCGCGATTCGCAGGCAGTGGCCGAACGGGGGGATGGCCTGTTCGATCCGGGCATCGGTCGGCTGATCGCGCTGTGGGGGTTCCAGAATGATGAATTCAAGGCGCAATTGCCGGATCCGGCAAGGCTGGCGGAATGGCAGGCTGCGCGGCCGTCGATCGGCGATTTGCGCCTGAATGGACGCCGCGTCGGCAGCCGCAATCGCATGGTGGCGCTGGACTTTGGCGGCTACCTGAAAGGCGTGGCGCTCGACCATGCGGCAGCACTGCTCAAGGCGCGCGGCGTGCATGATGCGCTGATCAACATCGGCGGCAACGTCATGGCGCTGGGCAGCAAGGGCGGCAAGCCCTGGCGTGTCGGCATCCAGCATCCGCGCGCGCCGGAGCCGCTGGCCTCGCTGGATTTGCGCGACGGCGAGGCGATCGGTACTTCAGGCGATTACCAGCGCTATTTCGAACTCGATGGCCAGCGCTATTGCCACCTGCTCGATCCGCGCACGGGCGCGCCGAGCCGGGATACGCAGGCGGTGACCATCCTGCTGACGCCGGGCGCCGGGGATGAGGGCAGGACCGAAGGCGAAGGCAATATCGGCATGCGCTCCGATGCCTTGTCGAAACCGCTGTTCATTGCCGGCGCGCGCTGGCTGGAGGAAGCGCGCAAGCTGGGCATCGACCAGGCCTTGCGCGTCGATGCGGCCGGCACGGTGTACGTCACGCCGGCATTGCAGGCGCGGCTGAAAATGGAAAAGAGCGACGTGAAGCTGGTGGTGAGCGCCTTGCCGCTAGAATGA
- the tcdA gene encoding tRNA cyclic N6-threonylcarbamoyladenosine(37) synthase TcdA, whose product MTTELDFERRFGGINRLYGEDALARLSQAHVCVVGIGGVGSWAAEALARCGVGYLTLIDLDHIAESNTNRQIHALEGAYGQAKVTAMAARIRHINPLCRVTEIDDFITVENVARLLPSCDAVLDAIDDGRAKAALIAHCRAHDMPLVTTAAAGGRRDPTRIRVADLARTEHDPLAARLRAQLRKDYGFPRGEKQSFGVECVFSTESIVRPQKPAACASDPGAAPQGLNCAGYGSAVMVTASFGMVAAGRVIERLLEAGAGEQVGGR is encoded by the coding sequence GTGACCACAGAGCTGGACTTCGAGCGCCGCTTCGGCGGCATCAATCGTCTGTATGGCGAGGACGCGCTGGCGAGGCTGAGCCAGGCCCATGTTTGCGTCGTCGGCATCGGCGGGGTCGGCTCCTGGGCGGCCGAAGCGCTGGCGCGTTGCGGCGTCGGGTATCTGACGCTGATCGATCTCGATCACATTGCCGAGTCCAACACCAATCGCCAGATCCATGCCCTGGAAGGCGCCTACGGCCAGGCCAAGGTGACGGCCATGGCGGCGCGTATCCGGCACATCAACCCGCTGTGCCGGGTGACGGAGATCGACGACTTCATCACCGTGGAGAACGTCGCCCGGTTACTGCCATCCTGCGATGCCGTGCTCGATGCCATCGACGATGGCCGCGCCAAGGCCGCTTTGATCGCGCATTGCCGCGCCCATGACATGCCGCTGGTGACTACCGCCGCCGCCGGTGGCCGGCGCGATCCGACGCGTATCCGGGTGGCCGATCTGGCGCGTACCGAGCACGATCCGCTGGCTGCCCGGCTGCGCGCCCAGTTGCGCAAGGACTACGGTTTTCCGCGCGGCGAGAAACAGAGCTTTGGCGTCGAATGCGTGTTTTCCACCGAATCCATCGTGCGGCCGCAAAAGCCGGCCGCCTGCGCCTCTGACCCTGGTGCCGCGCCCCAGGGTCTCAACTGCGCCGGCTACGGTTCGGCCGTCATGGTCACCGCCAGCTTCGGCATGGTCGCCGCCGGACGGGTGATCGAGCGGTTGCTGGAAGCGGGTGCCGGGGAGCAGGTGGGAGGGAGATGA
- a CDS encoding HPr family phosphocarrier protein, producing MPKAEVEIVNKLGLHARASAKLTMLAGSFPCEVWMERNGRRINAKSIMGVMMLAAGKNSKVFVETEGERADEALQALQALIADKFGEGE from the coding sequence ATGCCGAAAGCCGAAGTCGAAATCGTCAATAAACTGGGTCTCCATGCGCGTGCCTCGGCCAAGCTGACCATGCTTGCCGGCAGCTTTCCCTGCGAAGTCTGGATGGAGCGCAACGGCCGCCGCATCAATGCCAAAAGCATCATGGGGGTGATGATGCTGGCGGCCGGCAAGAATTCCAAGGTATTCGTCGAAACCGAGGGCGAGCGTGCGGACGAGGCGCTGCAGGCCCTGCAGGCGCTGATTGCCGACAAGTTCGGCGAGGGCGAATGA
- a CDS encoding PTS sugar transporter subunit IIA, whose translation MIGLFLITHGSLGESLIQCACHVLGRRPPQIVQLGLAAQDDPAEAVPLAREMLGLVDKGEGALILTDIYGATPANVAAQLLDPGRIEGVTGVNLPMLLRALTYRGQGLEILRGKAVGGGRDGVFNMLDN comes from the coding sequence ATGATCGGATTGTTTTTGATTACCCACGGCAGCCTCGGCGAGTCGCTGATCCAGTGCGCCTGCCATGTGCTTGGCCGGCGGCCGCCGCAGATCGTCCAGTTGGGGTTGGCGGCACAGGACGATCCGGCCGAGGCCGTGCCGCTGGCGCGTGAAATGCTCGGCTTGGTCGACAAGGGGGAGGGCGCGCTGATCCTGACCGACATCTATGGCGCGACACCTGCCAATGTGGCCGCGCAGTTGCTCGATCCCGGACGCATCGAAGGCGTGACCGGCGTCAATCTGCCGATGTTGCTGCGTGCCCTGACCTATCGTGGGCAGGGGTTGGAGATCCTGCGGGGCAAGGCCGTTGGCGGTGGCCGTGACGGTGTTTTCAACATGCTGGACAACTGA
- the gshB gene encoding glutathione synthase, whose product MHLAFIVDPLDRLKPHKDSSIAMMREAARRGHEVHAILRDSLCWRAGEVTAVATALELPAADGIWYRERAAGRRLLTDFDAVLMRQDPPFDFEYITATWLLERAATAGARIYNAPGAIRDHNEKLAITEFPEFTAPTLVTRAAGELDAFIGELGDVILKPLDGMGGSSIFRVRRDDPNRNVIVETLTNLGSRTVMAQRYLPEISRGDKRILLIDGQPVPYCLARIPKAGESRGNLAAGGSGVAQPLSARDREIAAALGPILAARGLLLVGLDVIGDCLTEINVTSPTCFVEITEQTGCDVAALFIDALERKVRSEEAG is encoded by the coding sequence ATGCACCTGGCCTTTATCGTTGATCCGCTGGATCGCCTGAAACCGCACAAGGACAGCAGCATCGCCATGATGCGCGAGGCGGCGCGGCGCGGCCACGAGGTGCATGCGATTCTGCGCGACAGCCTGTGCTGGCGGGCGGGCGAGGTGACTGCCGTGGCCACGGCGCTGGAGCTGCCGGCGGCAGACGGCATCTGGTACCGGGAACGGGCCGCCGGCCGGCGGCTGCTGACGGATTTCGATGCCGTGCTGATGCGCCAGGATCCGCCTTTCGACTTCGAGTACATCACCGCCACCTGGTTGCTGGAGCGCGCCGCAACCGCCGGCGCGCGCATCTACAACGCGCCGGGCGCCATCCGCGACCACAACGAGAAGCTCGCCATCACCGAGTTTCCGGAATTCACCGCGCCCACCCTGGTGACGCGCGCGGCAGGCGAGCTCGACGCTTTCATCGGCGAGCTGGGCGACGTCATTCTCAAGCCGCTCGATGGCATGGGCGGTAGTTCGATCTTCCGTGTGCGCCGGGATGATCCGAACCGCAATGTGATCGTCGAGACGCTGACCAACCTGGGCAGCCGCACCGTCATGGCGCAGCGCTACCTGCCCGAGATCAGCCGCGGCGACAAACGCATCCTGCTGATCGACGGTCAGCCGGTGCCGTATTGCCTGGCGCGGATTCCCAAGGCCGGCGAGAGCCGCGGCAATCTGGCCGCCGGCGGCAGCGGCGTGGCGCAACCCTTGAGCGCGCGCGACCGCGAGATTGCCGCAGCGCTGGGCCCCATACTCGCCGCGCGCGGCCTGTTGCTGGTTGGTCTGGACGTGATCGGCGATTGCCTGACCGAAATCAACGTCACCAGCCCGACCTGCTTCGTCGAAATTACCGAGCAGACCGGCTGCGATGTGGCCGCGCTGTTCATCGATGCGCTGGAGCGCAAGGTGAGGAGTGAGGAGGCCGGATGA
- a CDS encoding acyl-CoA thioesterase has product MSGRQQPLAQRERRGSYSRFFEFAPAATVAAAFAVEPARADMAACIACFERIIDDYLAANCAVDAVGAVDEVGTNSVRSQSFEACCRFQRAFEFTERMEAGLRVDELGEYSVRFGIALFPPGEDDRCRPLAAGSVVRVFIANATGKPVPLTATLRSGLLRLAAGG; this is encoded by the coding sequence ATGAGCGGACGCCAGCAGCCGCTCGCGCAGCGCGAGCGGCGCGGCAGTTATTCGAGGTTCTTCGAGTTTGCCCCGGCAGCTACTGTAGCCGCCGCATTTGCCGTGGAGCCGGCCCGGGCGGACATGGCTGCCTGCATCGCCTGCTTCGAACGCATCATCGACGACTATCTGGCGGCGAATTGTGCGGTGGATGCGGTGGGTGCGGTGGATGAAGTGGGTACAAACAGCGTGCGCTCGCAAAGCTTCGAGGCCTGCTGCCGTTTCCAGCGCGCATTCGAGTTCACGGAGCGGATGGAAGCCGGTCTGCGCGTCGACGAACTGGGTGAATATTCGGTGCGTTTCGGGATCGCGCTGTTTCCGCCGGGCGAGGATGATCGTTGCAGGCCGCTGGCAGCCGGCAGCGTCGTACGCGTCTTCATTGCCAACGCGACGGGCAAACCCGTGCCGCTGACGGCTACTTTGCGCAGCGGTCTGTTGCGGTTGGCTGCCGGGGGATAA
- a CDS encoding class I SAM-dependent methyltransferase produces METRPPGTATRLKHLDTRAGSARLPEPTADAQAASLQLYRRIGEEIAQAGGWLPFSRYMELALYMPELGYYSGGAQKFGEAGDFITAPEISPLFARSLATPAAQVMAQSAPQILEAGAGSGLLAAELLLELERRGNLPARYLILELSGELRARQRETLSRRTAHLLDRVSWLDTLPAHFAGLVLGNELLDAMPVALLVWPEPGVLLERGVSLDEAGQFCWSDRPAGPALQTAAAQIGLQGPYPYLSEISLAAPAWVAEWGQRLERGALLLIDYGHSRSEYYLPQRSQGTLMCHYRHHAHENPLWWPGLNDITAHVDFSAIADAGFAAGLDVLGYLPQGRFLLNCGITELLAQIPDTRSRAYLAAARSVEKLILPHEMGERFKVIAFGRDLSEPVSGFQSGSRLHTL; encoded by the coding sequence ATGGAAACCAGACCTCCCGGCACCGCCACGCGCCTGAAGCATCTCGACACCCGCGCCGGCAGTGCCCGCCTGCCCGAACCGACGGCCGACGCCCAGGCCGCCAGCCTGCAACTGTACCGGCGCATCGGCGAGGAAATCGCCCAGGCCGGCGGCTGGCTGCCGTTCTCGCGCTACATGGAATTGGCCCTGTATATGCCGGAGTTGGGCTATTACAGTGGCGGCGCGCAGAAATTCGGCGAGGCCGGCGACTTCATCACCGCACCGGAAATCTCGCCGCTCTTCGCCCGCAGCCTGGCCACGCCGGCGGCCCAGGTCATGGCGCAAAGCGCGCCGCAGATACTCGAAGCCGGCGCCGGCAGCGGCCTGCTGGCCGCCGAACTGCTGCTCGAACTGGAACGCCGCGGCAACCTGCCGGCGCGCTATCTGATCCTCGAACTTTCAGGCGAGTTGCGCGCCCGCCAGCGCGAGACCCTGAGCCGGCGGACGGCCCACCTGCTCGACCGGGTGAGCTGGCTGGATACCTTGCCGGCGCATTTTGCCGGGCTGGTGCTGGGCAACGAGCTGCTCGATGCCATGCCGGTGGCCCTGCTCGTCTGGCCCGAGCCCGGCGTGCTGCTGGAGCGCGGCGTGAGCCTGGACGAGGCCGGACAGTTCTGCTGGTCCGACCGGCCGGCCGGACCGGCGCTGCAAACGGCAGCCGCGCAGATCGGCCTCCAGGGGCCTTATCCCTACCTCTCGGAAATCTCTCTCGCCGCCCCGGCCTGGGTGGCCGAGTGGGGACAGCGCCTGGAACGGGGGGCGCTGCTGCTGATCGACTACGGCCACTCGCGCAGCGAATACTATCTGCCGCAACGCAGCCAGGGCACCCTGATGTGCCACTACCGCCATCACGCCCACGAAAATCCGCTGTGGTGGCCGGGCCTCAACGACATCACCGCGCATGTCGATTTCAGCGCCATTGCCGATGCCGGCTTTGCTGCCGGGCTGGATGTGCTGGGTTATCTCCCGCAAGGACGCTTTCTGCTCAACTGCGGCATCACCGAGTTGCTGGCGCAGATTCCCGATACTCGCAGCCGCGCCTATCTTGCCGCCGCGCGCAGCGTCGAAAAACTGATCCTGCCGCATGAAATGGGCGAGCGCTTCAAGGTCATTGCTTTCGGCCGCGACCTGAGCGAACCGGTCAGCGGCTTTCAGTCCGGCAGCCGCCTGCACACGCTGTAG
- the metX gene encoding homoserine O-succinyltransferase MetX — protein sequence MNSRTHSVGFVEAQHAHFDEPLVLRCGAVLPAYDLVYETYGTLNAAKSNAILVCHALSGHHHLAGYYLEQPDDIGWWDNIIGPGKPLDTDRFFIVGVNNLGGCHGSTGPSSINPATGKPWGADFPLVAVNDWVHAQARLADRLGIDSWAAVVGGSLGGMQALRWAITCPERVRHSVVIAAAPKLSAQNIAFNDVARQAILTDPDFHGGHYYEHDVRPVRGLRLARMIGHITYLSDDQMGEKFGRVMRHDSFRYGYGIEFEIESYLRYQGDKFAGYFDANTYLLMTRALDYFDPARECNGDLHVTLARTRAAFLVISFLTDWRFSPARSKEIVAGLLANRRDVSYAELDLRWGHDSFLMEDPHYHAVLRTYLQRIKL from the coding sequence TTGAATTCACGGACTCACAGTGTCGGCTTCGTCGAAGCGCAGCACGCCCATTTCGACGAGCCTCTCGTCCTGCGCTGCGGCGCGGTGCTGCCGGCCTACGATCTGGTTTATGAAACCTATGGCACGCTGAATGCGGCCAAATCCAATGCCATTCTCGTTTGCCACGCCTTGTCCGGTCATCATCATCTGGCCGGCTATTACCTCGAACAGCCGGACGACATCGGCTGGTGGGACAACATCATCGGCCCCGGCAAGCCGCTGGATACCGACAGGTTCTTCATCGTCGGCGTAAATAATCTCGGCGGCTGCCACGGCTCGACCGGGCCTTCTTCCATCAATCCAGCCACCGGCAAGCCCTGGGGCGCGGATTTTCCGCTGGTGGCGGTGAACGACTGGGTGCATGCCCAGGCGCGGCTGGCGGATCGGCTCGGCATCGACAGTTGGGCGGCGGTGGTCGGCGGCAGTCTGGGCGGCATGCAGGCGCTGCGCTGGGCGATCACCTGTCCCGAGCGGGTGCGTCATTCCGTGGTGATCGCGGCGGCACCCAAGCTGTCGGCGCAGAACATCGCCTTCAATGATGTCGCTCGCCAGGCCATCCTCACCGATCCGGATTTTCATGGCGGCCACTATTACGAGCATGACGTCCGGCCGGTGCGCGGCCTGCGGCTGGCGCGCATGATCGGCCATATCACCTATCTTTCCGACGACCAGATGGGCGAGAAATTCGGCCGCGTGATGCGCCACGACAGTTTTCGTTACGGTTACGGCATCGAGTTCGAGATCGAGTCCTATCTGCGTTACCAGGGCGACAAGTTTGCCGGCTATTTCGACGCCAACACCTATCTCCTGATGACCAGGGCGCTCGATTATTTCGACCCGGCGCGGGAGTGCAATGGCGATCTGCATGTCACGCTGGCGCGCACGCGGGCCGCCTTCCTGGTGATTTCCTTCCTCACCGATTGGCGCTTCAGTCCGGCGCGGTCGAAGGAGATCGTTGCCGGACTGCTGGCCAACCGGCGCGATGTTTCCTATGCCGAGCTGGACTTGCGCTGGGGCCATGATTCCTTCCTGATGGAAGATCCGCATTACCACGCCGTGCTGAGGACTTATCTGCAGCGGATCAAGCTATGA
- the ptsP gene encoding phosphoenolpyruvate--protein phosphotransferase encodes MTFALHGLAVSSGIAIGHAQLISHATLEVDQYQLREREVAAELSRFDEALETVRAELGQLKLEAEASVGAAVELSAFVDLQLMFLDDPLLAAASRVLIKERRCNAEWALVQQMEYLVAQFDEMEDAYLRERKQDIVQVVERILKVLMGRARKIGKRKGREDVPAIVVAHDLSPADTIQFKRLSIGGFVTDLGGATSHTAIVARSLAIPAVVGLHHARSLIRDDDLLIVDGTRGVLIVNPDERVLEEYRLRQGELQIERNKLKRLRTARTQTLDGEDVQLYANIELPQDIDQVKEVGAAGVGLFRTEFLFMNRDDLPSEDEQFEAYRRVVKTLADKPVTIRTLDVGADKQSRALRTFSQTSGGRTEPNPALGRRAIRYCLAEPQIFLTHLRAILRASQYGKAYILIPMLAHAHEIEQTLEMIALAKQQLRDARIKFDDTIKVGGMIEIPAAAMALGPFLKRLDFLSIGTNDLIQYTLAIDRSDEAVAHLYDPLHPAVLRLVAQTIERGNRAGLPVAVCGEMAGDVNMTRLLLGMGLRKFSLHPAQLLEVRQQVLKSDAAALQVAVTRLLRLDDSARIREQLAKINA; translated from the coding sequence TTGACCTTCGCGCTGCATGGTCTGGCCGTTTCCTCGGGCATCGCCATCGGCCATGCCCAACTGATCTCCCATGCCACGCTGGAGGTCGATCAGTATCAACTGCGCGAACGCGAAGTCGCTGCCGAACTGTCGCGCTTCGATGAAGCGCTGGAGACCGTGCGTGCCGAGCTCGGCCAGCTCAAGCTCGAAGCGGAGGCCTCCGTGGGTGCCGCCGTCGAGCTTTCCGCTTTCGTCGATCTGCAACTGATGTTTCTGGATGACCCCCTGCTTGCCGCCGCCTCGCGCGTGCTGATCAAGGAGCGGCGCTGCAATGCCGAATGGGCGCTGGTGCAGCAGATGGAATACCTCGTGGCGCAGTTCGATGAAATGGAAGATGCCTATCTGCGCGAGCGCAAGCAGGACATCGTGCAGGTGGTCGAGCGCATCCTCAAGGTGCTGATGGGCCGGGCGCGCAAGATCGGCAAGCGCAAGGGGCGCGAGGACGTGCCGGCCATCGTCGTCGCCCATGATCTTTCCCCGGCGGATACCATCCAGTTCAAGCGCCTGAGCATCGGCGGCTTCGTCACCGATCTGGGCGGCGCCACCTCGCACACGGCCATCGTCGCGCGCAGTCTGGCGATTCCGGCGGTGGTGGGTCTGCATCATGCCCGCTCGCTGATTCGTGACGATGATCTGCTGATCGTCGATGGCACGCGCGGGGTGCTGATCGTCAATCCCGACGAGCGCGTGCTCGAGGAATATCGTCTGCGCCAGGGTGAGCTGCAGATCGAGCGCAACAAGCTCAAGCGTCTGCGCACGGCGCGCACGCAGACGCTCGATGGCGAGGACGTGCAGCTCTATGCCAACATCGAGCTGCCGCAGGACATCGATCAGGTCAAGGAGGTCGGCGCGGCTGGCGTCGGTTTGTTCCGCACCGAATTCCTCTTCATGAATCGCGACGACCTGCCCAGCGAGGACGAACAATTCGAAGCCTATCGCCGTGTCGTCAAGACGCTGGCCGACAAGCCGGTCACCATCCGTACCCTGGACGTCGGCGCCGACAAGCAGAGCCGCGCCCTGCGAACGTTCAGCCAGACCAGTGGCGGGCGCACGGAACCCAACCCAGCGCTGGGGCGCCGGGCGATCCGTTATTGCCTGGCCGAGCCGCAGATTTTTCTGACGCATTTGCGCGCCATCCTGCGCGCTTCGCAGTACGGCAAGGCGTATATCCTGATCCCGATGCTGGCGCATGCGCACGAAATCGAGCAGACGCTGGAGATGATCGCCCTGGCCAAGCAGCAATTGCGCGATGCGCGCATCAAGTTCGATGACACCATCAAGGTCGGCGGCATGATCGAGATTCCCGCCGCGGCCATGGCGCTGGGCCCCTTTCTCAAGCGCCTGGACTTTCTCTCGATCGGCACCAACGACCTGATCCAGTACACCCTGGCGATCGACCGCAGCGACGAGGCGGTCGCGCATCTTTACGATCCGCTGCATCCGGCCGTGCTGCGTCTGGTGGCGCAGACCATCGAGCGCGGCAACCGCGCCGGTCTGCCGGTGGCGGTCTGCGGCGAAATGGCCGGCGATGTGAACATGACCCGTTTGCTGCTGGGTATGGGCTTGCGCAAATTTTCCCTGCACCCCGCGCAATTGCTGGAGGTCAGGCAGCAAGTCCTGAAAAGCGATGCCGCCGCCCTGCAGGTTGCCGTGACGCGCCTGTTGCGCCTCGACGACAGCGCGCGCATCCGTGAGCAGTTGGCGAAAATCAATGCTTGA